The region ACCTTGCCGATGTGCTGGTTGGTCTGCACGGCCCGGGTCGCCTCAGCCACGGCGTCCAGGGAGTACACCTTCGACAGGGTCGGATGGATCATGCCGCGACTGATCAGACGGTTGGTCTCGACCGCCTCGTGGTAGTTGAAGGCGTGCGAGCCGATGATCTGCTTGAGTCGCATCCACAGGTACCGGTTGTCGTACTCGTGCCGGTAGCCCGTCGACGATCCACAGGTGACGATCTTGCCGCCGCGCTTGGCCACGTACACCGAGGTGCCAAAGGTCTCGGCACCCAGGTACTCGAAGACGATCTTCGGGTCCTCCCCGACCAGGGAACGGATGGCCTTGCCGAGGACGCGCCCGGCCTTCGGGTGACGGAAACCGCTTTCGTCCAGGTCGAGTTCGCAACGATTGATGACGTATTCACAGCCCTGGGCCCGGACCAGCTCGGCCTTCTCCTGGGACCCGACCACCGCGACGGGAATGCCGCCGCCGTTTCTGACTATCTGGGTGGCATACGAGCCAAGGCCGCCGGTGGCGCCCCAGACGAGGACGACGTCGCCCTGCTTCATCTGGGCGCCGTGCTTGCCGACCAGCATGCGGTAGGCGGTGGCGGCGCACAGGGTGTTGGAGCCCGCTTCCTCCCAAGAGAGGTGGGCCGGCTTTCTGATCAGCTGGTTGGCCTTGACCACACAGAACTCCCCGAGCGAGCCGAAGTTCGTCTCGAAGCCCCAGGCGAGCTGGGTCTCGTTCATCATGCCGTCGTCGTAGGAGGCGTGGTCCTCCTCGTCCACGTAGGAGGGGGAGATGACGACCTTGTCGCCGACCTTCCAGCTCTTCACGGCGGAGCCGACGCGCACGACGACACCCGACCCGTCCGAGCCCACCTGCTGGTACGGGAGGTCGTGCCGACTGCCGTGCCAGCCCTGCTGGCCGAACTTCTCCAGGAAGGCGAATGTGGGTACCGGCTCGAAGATCGCGGACCAGACCGTGTTGAAGTTGATCGCGGCGGACATGACGGCCACCACGCATTCGTTGGGGGCCAGTTCGGGCATGGCCACTTCGCCGACGTGCAGGGATCTGCGCACGTCCTTGTCGGTCTCGCCATCGAAAATCCCTACGTCCTCCTTGCGCAGGTGGGCAGCCCGGTAGCTCGAAGGCAGTTCGATGGAGAGCAGTTCCTCGGGTGCGGCGCCGGCGACGGCCGCCTGGAGCAGGTCTGACATGGAGAGGTCCTCTCGAAGTGCGGAAGGTGTGGTGCGAAGAGGGGAGGGGGAGGCGACGCTTGTCAGGTGGCCGCGGCGGTGTGGCGCATGCGCTCCCGGCGGTGCGCGCCCTGTGCCACGACGTCGCGCAGCGTCCGGACGGCGGTGAGCGCGTCACGGTGCGAGACGTAGAGGGAGTTGAAGCCGAAGCGCAGCAGATTTGGCGCCCGCATGTCACCGATGACACCGCGCTCGGCCAGTGCCTCGATCAGCGAGTGGGCGTCGTCGTGCCGCAGAGCCACCTGGGCGCCACGGCGCTCGGGGTCACGCGGGGTGACACACTCGAACTCCCGCTCGTCCAGCAGAGCGTCGACGCAGTCGATGAAGAATCCGGTCAGTGACTGGTTCTTGGTCCGTACCGCGTGCATATCGACGCCGTCGAAGGCGGTGAGCGCCGCTTCCAGCGTCAACAGGGACAGGACCGCGGGGGTGCCGATGCGGGCCCGGCCCATCCCGTCGGCCGGTGTGTAGGACCCCCTCATGTCGAAGGGCCTGGCGTGGCCGTTCCAGCCGGTCAGCGCCGGGTCGTACGAGGACTGGTGGCGTTCGGCGACGTAGAGGAAGGCCGGGGCGCCGGGGCCGCCCGACAGGTACTTGTAACCGCATCCCACGGCGAGGTCGACGCCGAGGTCATCCAAGGCCACCGGCAGCGCCCCGGCCGCATGGCACAGGTCCCACAGAGCGAGCGCGCCGACCGCCTGCACGGCCTGGGTGAGGCCGGCCATGTCGTGGAGTTCACCCGTGCGGTAGTCGACGGGGCCGTACGAGCACACGGCGACGCGCTCGCCGTGCTCGTCGAGGAAGGCGGGCAGCGCCCTGGCGGGGACCAGGCGTACTTCGAGACCGTGAAGGCGGGCCACCGAGTCGGCGGCGTACAGGTCGGTGGGGAAGTGCGCCGGGTCGGTGACCAGTAGCCTTCGGTCCGGCCGCAGCCGGGCGGCTGCGGTCAGCGCGTTGTGGAGCTGCACGCTGGTGGAGTCGCCGGCCACCGTCCTGCCGGGCGCCGCACCGATGAGCCGGCCGAGCGCGTCGCCCACGCGCAGCGGTGCTTGCCACCAGTCGTTCGTGTTCCACGATCGGATGAGGTCGGTGCCCCACTGCCGCTGTACGACGTCTTGCAGGGCGGCCGGTACGGCGGCGGGCAGGGCACCGAGTGAGTTGCCGTCGAGGTAGACGCAGTCCTCGGGGAGCAGGTACCGGCTCCGCAGCGGGGCCAGCGGGTCGGCCGCGTCGAGCGAGGCCGCGCGTGCCGCGAGAATCCCTGTGGCGGGGGGAG is a window of Kitasatospora kifunensis DNA encoding:
- the kynU gene encoding kynureninase, which gives rise to MLAARAASLDAADPLAPLRSRYLLPEDCVYLDGNSLGALPAAVPAALQDVVQRQWGTDLIRSWNTNDWWQAPLRVGDALGRLIGAAPGRTVAGDSTSVQLHNALTAAARLRPDRRLLVTDPAHFPTDLYAADSVARLHGLEVRLVPARALPAFLDEHGERVAVCSYGPVDYRTGELHDMAGLTQAVQAVGALALWDLCHAAGALPVALDDLGVDLAVGCGYKYLSGGPGAPAFLYVAERHQSSYDPALTGWNGHARPFDMRGSYTPADGMGRARIGTPAVLSLLTLEAALTAFDGVDMHAVRTKNQSLTGFFIDCVDALLDEREFECVTPRDPERRGAQVALRHDDAHSLIEALAERGVIGDMRAPNLLRFGFNSLYVSHRDALTAVRTLRDVVAQGAHRRERMRHTAAAT
- the ccrA gene encoding crotonyl-CoA carboxylase/reductase, translating into MSDLLQAAVAGAAPEELLSIELPSSYRAAHLRKEDVGIFDGETDKDVRRSLHVGEVAMPELAPNECVVAVMSAAINFNTVWSAIFEPVPTFAFLEKFGQQGWHGSRHDLPYQQVGSDGSGVVVRVGSAVKSWKVGDKVVISPSYVDEEDHASYDDGMMNETQLAWGFETNFGSLGEFCVVKANQLIRKPAHLSWEEAGSNTLCAATAYRMLVGKHGAQMKQGDVVLVWGATGGLGSYATQIVRNGGGIPVAVVGSQEKAELVRAQGCEYVINRCELDLDESGFRHPKAGRVLGKAIRSLVGEDPKIVFEYLGAETFGTSVYVAKRGGKIVTCGSSTGYRHEYDNRYLWMRLKQIIGSHAFNYHEAVETNRLISRGMIHPTLSKVYSLDAVAEATRAVQTNQHIGKVAVLCAAPSENLGIDDPELRARIGEDKINLYRR